The genomic segment TGCAACCCACCATAAATAACACCAGTATTCCCAAAATGACATTGAATGCCCAGCTCTTTTTCATTTTCCTTTTCATCACTAATAATTAAGTTTATCCCATCAACCAGGATGGGTTGAGGATTTACCATCTAATTCTTATTGTTTAGGCATTAAAAATTCTACTTCATATCTATTCAAAAACACCTGCCCTTCAAGTTTCCAGTCCTTTAATGTCCGTACTTCCAACCAATAAAATATCTGAGGAAAAAAATCAGCTGCCTGAACAAATACAGCATTGTCGCCCAACTCACAAGGAATAACTTCAGACGTCATCCTAGCATAAAAATCTCCTGTAAGCCCCATAGCACTCTTCCCAGAAATCTCATTTTTGATTACCCCGATCTGATCGGGCGACATTTTCCAGTACCCCTTCAGGCTATTTGCGACCGAAGACTGCGTTAGTTCACCTTCAAAGCATAAAGAATTACGTATTTCTTCCTGTGTAAAAGCCTTATTAAAAATAGATACATTGGACACATCGAAATCCACCAAATCGTAAGAAATATTGGGCCTATAGCCAAAAATCAACGGATCGTTCGTCTTGATATTCGCCACATTCATACCAGAAGTTGTCGTCTCCTGTGCCAATGTACCATTGTTATAAATCTTGATATTAATCTGGTCATTCCCTATAGCCTTGATGACCGTTGTCATGGTATACCATTCGCCATTTATTTTCGCGGTCTGACAAGTAGCTTCCTTAACACCATCGCTTATTTTCACCTGCAAATCATTTCCCCAGGTATAGTACATCCACCCGGGAGTAGCTAAAGAAGTATTAGAATCCTTACCGAATATCCCGGAGTACCAATAGTTGTAGGTATTCGGTTGATAAGTCGAAGAAATAATGGTGTTATTTAAATTAAATCTCAATCGGGCCGAAATCGTCAATTCTTTCGTGGTCGCCACATCATAGTCGCTGGCATTGCCGATATTGTCACTAACAGCTCTCACCCCCAAGGGTTTATTCCCGGTACCGTCGTATCCCCACATGCGGACATAACTCATTGGTCTGCCAGTAAGTTCAGCCCCTTTAAAATTTTTATTCTGGAATATAGCAAAAGTATTTCGTTCCTGCGAAGATCCTCCTCCATAAGAATTACCGATACCGCCGTGATTAGATGTGAGTATCACGAGCCAATCTTCATTTTGATAATTCCTGCGCCCCGTCAGGCCTTTATGAATCTCTCCGATATAACCATCCACCTTTTTTATAGCGTTTATATAATCGCTATTATCTGCTGTAAATCCGCCTTTTTCCCCCGCTTCTAATACAGAAGTAAATTGGACAATCATAAAGTCGGTATTTTTGGTATCGAATAAATTCAATACTTTGGACTTTACTTCTTCGTCGGAAGATCCAGTATAAGTCTCGTTTGCGCTGACAAGCAACTTGTCATTCAAAGTAGCAGACCTCGAGACCACGGTGGTTTTAAGGGAAGGTGCCACGGTGGCAATACGATATAACATTGAAGGGTAACCGGCTACATTCCCATGTGGGTCATCTTCATTTGGTCTCGGAATGTAGGACTCGTCGATAATATGATGATTGGAGTAAGTCACACCACTCATCATGGTCATCCAGGAGGATGGGTTGCTTGTATTCTCATCAGCCAAAGCATTGAAGGTATATTTACTTGTCTTCAGCAATTCGCCAATATTGACTGGCACATTCTTTTTTAATTCCTGCCCTACCAACCCATCGATGGAAATAAATAGTATTTTCCTTTTAACGGGTTGCTGCAGGTTTTGCTCATAATCCTCATAAATAGCAGGCGGATTAGCATATTTTGTGCAGCTTACCAGACATACTGCCCACATGACAAAGAGTAAGATCTTCTTTATATTAATAAATATTATTTTCATAACTTCAGTTTATATATCGTAAAACACCCCTATTTCAGCAATAGCCACGTGATTTGCGCCCCCTGTATTTGGATCTGGGAACACAAACTTCACATATTGTGCCTCCACTAAGTTGGGAAAAGCA from the Sphingobacterium thalpophilum genome contains:
- a CDS encoding alkaline phosphatase family protein, whose translation is MKIIFINIKKILLFVMWAVCLVSCTKYANPPAIYEDYEQNLQQPVKRKILFISIDGLVGQELKKNVPVNIGELLKTSKYTFNALADENTSNPSSWMTMMSGVTYSNHHIIDESYIPRPNEDDPHGNVAGYPSMLYRIATVAPSLKTTVVSRSATLNDKLLVSANETYTGSSDEEVKSKVLNLFDTKNTDFMIVQFTSVLEAGEKGGFTADNSDYINAIKKVDGYIGEIHKGLTGRRNYQNEDWLVILTSNHGGIGNSYGGGSSQERNTFAIFQNKNFKGAELTGRPMSYVRMWGYDGTGNKPLGVRAVSDNIGNASDYDVATTKELTISARLRFNLNNTIISSTYQPNTYNYWYSGIFGKDSNTSLATPGWMYYTWGNDLQVKISDGVKEATCQTAKINGEWYTMTTVIKAIGNDQINIKIYNNGTLAQETTTSGMNVANIKTNDPLIFGYRPNISYDLVDFDVSNVSIFNKAFTQEEIRNSLCFEGELTQSSVANSLKGYWKMSPDQIGVIKNEISGKSAMGLTGDFYARMTSEVIPCELGDNAVFVQAADFFPQIFYWLEVRTLKDWKLEGQVFLNRYEVEFLMPKQ